In a genomic window of Azospirillum lipoferum 4B:
- a CDS encoding cobalamin biosynthesis protein, with product MDRLTPDSLLFGPVFVGLGCRRGCGWEEIAGLVAAAFDEAAQPDAARQLAALAAPAMKADEAGLAEAARALGLPLRFIEEEAMLAAQDRVHTRSSTVLAAVGLASVAEAAALAAAGPGSRLLLPRRSTPRATVALALPAVALSESRS from the coding sequence ATGGACCGCCTGACGCCCGACTCCCTGCTGTTCGGCCCCGTCTTTGTTGGCCTGGGTTGCCGCCGCGGCTGCGGCTGGGAAGAGATCGCCGGTCTGGTCGCCGCCGCCTTCGACGAAGCGGCCCAGCCCGACGCCGCGCGCCAGCTGGCGGCGCTGGCCGCCCCGGCGATGAAGGCCGACGAGGCCGGATTGGCGGAGGCTGCCCGCGCGCTCGGCCTGCCGCTGCGCTTCATCGAGGAGGAGGCGATGCTGGCGGCCCAGGACCGCGTCCACACCCGTTCCTCCACCGTGCTGGCCGCCGTCGGGCTGGCGTCGGTCGCGGAGGCCGCGGCGCTGGCCGCCGCCGGGCCGGGTTCGCGCCTGCTGCTGCCGCGCCGCTCCACCCCCCGCGCCACCGTGGCGCTCGCCCTGCCTGCCGTCGCTCTCTCGGAGTCCCGTTCATGA
- the cobJ gene encoding precorrin-3B C(17)-methyltransferase — protein MTAPENNGWLKVVGLGPGPEDWLTPEARRDLAEATDLVGYFPYVERVPPGNQVRHASDNRVELDRARFALDLAAQGRRVAVVSGGDPGIFAMAAAIFEALDDPDAPEAWRAVDLSVDPGVSAMQAAAARAGAPLGHDFCAISLSDNLKPWDVVLKRLRLAAEADFVIALYNPISRARPWQLGAAFDALRDIRAPETPIVLGRAVGRPDEELTVTTLGEVRAEQADMRTLVIIGASHTRFVARADGRRWVYTPRHYRG, from the coding sequence ATGACTGCCCCGGAGAACAATGGCTGGCTTAAGGTGGTGGGGCTAGGCCCAGGTCCCGAAGACTGGCTGACACCGGAGGCCCGGCGCGATCTGGCCGAAGCGACCGACCTCGTCGGCTATTTCCCTTATGTCGAGCGGGTGCCGCCGGGAAATCAGGTGCGCCACGCCTCCGACAACCGGGTGGAGCTGGACCGCGCCCGCTTCGCGCTCGATCTGGCGGCGCAGGGCCGGCGGGTGGCGGTGGTTTCGGGCGGCGACCCCGGCATTTTCGCCATGGCCGCCGCCATCTTCGAGGCACTCGACGATCCTGACGCGCCGGAGGCTTGGCGCGCGGTGGATCTGTCGGTCGATCCCGGCGTGTCCGCCATGCAGGCCGCCGCCGCGCGGGCCGGGGCGCCGCTGGGGCATGATTTCTGCGCCATTTCGCTGTCCGACAATCTGAAGCCGTGGGACGTGGTGCTGAAGCGCCTGCGTCTCGCGGCGGAGGCGGATTTCGTCATCGCGCTCTACAACCCGATCTCCCGCGCCCGCCCCTGGCAACTCGGCGCCGCCTTCGACGCCCTGCGCGACATCCGCGCGCCGGAAACTCCCATCGTGCTGGGCCGCGCCGTCGGCCGACCGGACGAGGAGCTGACGGTGACGACGCTGGGCGAGGTGCGGGCGGAGCAGGCGGACATGCGCACGCTGGTCATCATCGGCGCCTCGCACACCCGCTTCGTCGCGCGGGCCGACGGCAGGCGCTGGGTGTACACGCCCCGGCATTATCGGGGGTGA
- a CDS encoding precorrin-8X methylmutase translates to MPEPLYDYIRDGAAIYRQSFATIRAEADLSAIPDDLKPVAVRVIHACGMVDAAQDLLFSADVGSAARAALRSGAPILCDSEMVAHGVTRARLPADNAVVCTLRDAAVPDLAKSIGNTRSAAALDLWGDRLGGSVVAIGNAPTALFYLLEMLAAGAPKPAAILGFPVGFVGAMESKEALAENPFGVPYLAIRGRRGGSAMAAAAVNALASDVE, encoded by the coding sequence GTGCCTGAGCCGCTCTACGACTATATCCGCGACGGAGCGGCCATCTACCGCCAGTCCTTCGCCACAATCCGGGCGGAGGCCGACCTGTCAGCCATTCCCGACGACCTGAAGCCGGTGGCGGTGCGCGTCATCCACGCCTGCGGCATGGTCGATGCCGCCCAGGATCTGCTGTTCTCCGCCGATGTCGGCAGCGCCGCCCGCGCCGCCCTGCGGTCCGGCGCACCCATCCTCTGCGACAGCGAAATGGTCGCCCATGGCGTGACCCGCGCCCGCCTGCCGGCCGACAACGCAGTGGTCTGCACCCTGCGCGACGCCGCCGTGCCCGATCTGGCCAAGAGCATCGGCAACACCCGCTCCGCCGCGGCGCTCGACCTGTGGGGCGACCGGCTGGGCGGATCGGTGGTCGCCATCGGCAACGCGCCGACGGCGCTGTTCTACCTGCTGGAGATGCTGGCGGCCGGCGCGCCGAAACCGGCGGCGATCCTGGGCTTCCCCGTCGGCTTCGTCGGCGCGATGGAAAGCAAGGAGGCACTGGCCGAAAACCCCTTCGGCGTCCCCTATCTGGCGATCCGGGGCCGGCGCGGCGGCAGCGCCATGGCCGCCGCCGCCGTCAACGCCCTGGCGAGCGACGTCGAATGA
- a CDS encoding precorrin-2 C(20)-methyltransferase has translation MSGEPLPPGTLFGVGVGPGDPELMTLKAVRTIGACPVVAYFCKRGTRGQARRIADQAITPDQIELPMVYPVTVELPPTHPEYGRQIEAFFDESAERIAEHLAAGRSVAALNEGDPFFYGSFMHLFLRLSGRFKSEVIPGVTSMVCSASLLPRPLMLRDDVLSVIPGTLDEAALVRALTAADACVVMKLGQNLPKVRRAIAAAGLAERAWYVERASMDEQRFMPFLEAPDVAPYFSQIVIPGEGKRG, from the coding sequence ATGAGCGGCGAGCCCCTTCCCCCCGGCACCCTGTTCGGCGTCGGCGTCGGCCCCGGCGACCCGGAACTGATGACGCTGAAGGCGGTGCGCACCATCGGCGCCTGCCCGGTCGTCGCCTATTTCTGCAAGCGCGGCACCAGGGGGCAGGCCCGCCGCATCGCTGACCAAGCCATCACGCCCGACCAGATCGAACTGCCGATGGTCTATCCGGTCACGGTGGAACTGCCGCCGACCCACCCGGAATACGGCCGCCAGATCGAAGCCTTCTTCGACGAGTCCGCCGAGCGCATCGCGGAGCATCTCGCCGCCGGCCGCTCCGTCGCCGCGCTGAACGAGGGGGATCCGTTCTTCTACGGCTCCTTCATGCATCTGTTCCTACGGCTGTCCGGGCGCTTCAAGTCGGAGGTCATCCCCGGCGTCACCAGCATGGTCTGCAGCGCCTCGCTGCTGCCGCGCCCGCTGATGCTGCGCGACGACGTGCTGTCGGTGATCCCCGGCACGCTGGACGAGGCGGCGCTGGTCCGCGCGCTGACCGCCGCCGATGCCTGCGTGGTGATGAAGCTGGGCCAGAATTTGCCCAAGGTCCGCCGCGCCATCGCCGCCGCCGGGCTGGCCGAGCGGGCATGGTACGTGGAGCGCGCCAGCATGGACGAACAGCGCTTCATGCCCTTCCTGGAGGCGCCGGACGTCGCCCCCTACTTCTCCCAGATCGTCATTCCGGGCGAGGGCAAGCGCGGATGA
- the cobM gene encoding precorrin-4 C(11)-methyltransferase, with amino-acid sequence MTVHFIGAGPGAPDLLTLRGRDLIARCPVCLYAGSLVPKEIIAHAPADARIVDTAPLTLEEIVAEFQAAHAAGKDVARLHSGDLSVYSALGEQTRALRELGIPYTITPGVPAFAAASAALGRELTLPEVSQTLILTRTEGRASAMPANETLEVLGASGATLAIHLSIHVIDRVVERLTPLYGADCPAAVVYRATWPDERVLRGTLADIAAQVAASPMERTALILVGPALGHEEFRCSALYDGSHVRRYRGLGE; translated from the coding sequence ATGACCGTCCATTTCATCGGTGCCGGACCGGGCGCTCCCGACCTGCTGACCCTGCGCGGGCGCGACCTGATCGCGCGCTGCCCGGTCTGCCTTTATGCCGGCTCGCTGGTGCCGAAGGAGATCATCGCCCACGCCCCCGCCGACGCCCGCATCGTCGATACCGCCCCGCTGACGCTGGAGGAGATCGTCGCCGAGTTCCAGGCCGCCCATGCCGCCGGCAAGGACGTGGCGCGGCTGCATTCCGGCGACCTGTCGGTCTACAGCGCGCTGGGGGAACAGACCCGTGCGCTGCGGGAACTCGGCATCCCCTACACCATCACCCCCGGCGTGCCGGCCTTCGCCGCCGCATCGGCAGCACTTGGGCGGGAACTGACCCTGCCGGAGGTCAGCCAGACGCTGATCCTGACCCGCACCGAAGGGCGCGCGTCGGCCATGCCGGCGAACGAAACGCTGGAGGTGCTGGGCGCCTCGGGCGCCACACTGGCGATCCACCTGTCGATCCACGTCATCGACCGGGTGGTGGAGCGGCTGACCCCGCTCTACGGCGCCGACTGCCCGGCGGCGGTGGTCTATCGGGCGACATGGCCGGACGAACGGGTGCTGCGCGGCACGCTGGCCGACATCGCGGCGCAGGTGGCGGCCTCACCGATGGAACGCACCGCGCTGATCCTGGTCGGCCCGGCGCTGGGCCATGAGGAATTCCGCTGCAGCGCCCTGTATGACGGCAGCCATGTGCGGCGTTACCGGGGGCTGGGGGAGTGA
- a CDS encoding cobalt-precorrin-6A reductase, with product MLSMAPILTGGEGELVKVLILGGTTEATALAKRLAGHSSIDARVSLAGRTKNPVLPPLPTRIGGFGGVEGLAGYLRAEGIGAVIDATHPFAAQISANAAAACAQAGVPLRVLTRPAWVAGPGDRWIGVPDMDAAALALRDLGDTVFLTIGRQEVASFEAMPDKRYLIRAVDPPEPMPALPRMSLILDRGPFTVEGELALMRGERIEVVVSKNSGGRATDAKLEAARTLGLPVVMVERPAGNGVAELHGVEDAVGWLEGV from the coding sequence ATGCTATCCATGGCGCCGATCCTGACGGGTGGGGAGGGGGAATTGGTCAAAGTTCTGATCTTGGGCGGCACGACGGAGGCGACGGCGCTGGCGAAGCGGCTGGCCGGCCATTCCAGCATCGACGCCCGCGTGTCGCTGGCTGGCCGGACGAAGAACCCGGTGCTGCCGCCGCTGCCCACCCGCATCGGCGGTTTCGGCGGGGTGGAGGGGCTTGCCGGTTACCTGCGCGCCGAAGGGATCGGTGCGGTGATCGACGCGACGCATCCCTTCGCGGCGCAGATCTCCGCCAATGCCGCCGCGGCCTGTGCACAGGCCGGCGTGCCGCTGCGTGTCCTGACCCGGCCGGCCTGGGTGGCGGGGCCGGGCGACCGCTGGATCGGCGTGCCGGACATGGACGCTGCGGCGCTGGCGCTGCGCGACCTGGGCGACACCGTGTTCCTGACCATCGGCCGGCAGGAGGTCGCGTCCTTCGAGGCGATGCCCGACAAGCGCTACCTGATCCGCGCCGTCGATCCGCCGGAACCGATGCCGGCCCTGCCGCGCATGAGCCTGATCCTCGACCGCGGACCGTTCACCGTGGAGGGCGAACTGGCGCTGATGCGGGGGGAGCGGATTGAGGTGGTGGTGAGCAAGAACAGCGGCGGGCGCGCCACCGACGCGAAGCTGGAAGCCGCGCGCACGCTGGGCCTGCCGGTGGTGATGGTGGAGCGGCCGGCGGGCAACGGCGTGGCGGAACTGCACGGGGTGGAGGACGCGGTGGGGTGGTTGGAGGGGGTGTGA
- a CDS encoding bifunctional cobalt-precorrin-7 (C(5))-methyltransferase/cobalt-precorrin-6B (C(15))-methyltransferase has translation MGTARWLTIVGIGEDGWDGLSPAARAAVEGATILYGGSRHLDLVPVVAGQQRLSWPSPMTDAFPDLLARCGQRVCVLASGDPSWYGVGATLSRLVPAAETTLIPAPSAFSLAAARLGWPLQDCRCLTVHGRPLEQVIPHLQPNAKLLLLSWDGTTPAKLAALLRARGFGASRLTVLEAMGGPREGRLEATADAWSAEQVADLNTIALDCVAAPGARVLPLAPGLPDDWFEHDGQITKREVRAVTLSFLAPRRGELLWDVGAGSGSIGIEWMLRDPANRAIAVEHHPERIARILSNASAFGVPGLTLARGKAPAALEGLERPDAIFIGGGLTADGVLAACWDALPAGGRIAANAVTLESEAVLIDAHKRLGGELTQIAVARASAVGGFRGWRAAMPVTLWRAEKPYAEGAWTA, from the coding sequence ATGGGAACGGCCCGCTGGCTCACCATCGTCGGCATCGGCGAGGATGGCTGGGACGGTTTGTCGCCCGCCGCCCGCGCGGCGGTGGAAGGCGCCACAATCCTCTATGGCGGCAGCCGCCACCTCGATCTCGTGCCGGTCGTTGCGGGACAGCAACGGTTGTCTTGGCCGTCGCCGATGACCGACGCCTTCCCCGACCTGCTGGCCCGGTGCGGACAGCGGGTCTGTGTGCTGGCGAGCGGCGATCCGTCCTGGTACGGCGTCGGCGCCACGCTGTCGCGGCTCGTTCCGGCTGCGGAAACGACGTTGATTCCAGCCCCGTCCGCCTTCAGTCTTGCCGCTGCACGGCTGGGTTGGCCGTTGCAGGACTGCCGCTGCCTGACCGTTCACGGCCGCCCGCTGGAGCAGGTCATTCCGCATCTGCAACCGAACGCCAAGCTTCTACTTCTTTCCTGGGACGGAACGACTCCGGCGAAGCTCGCCGCCCTGCTGCGCGCCCGCGGCTTCGGCGCTTCGCGCCTGACCGTGCTGGAGGCGATGGGCGGCCCGCGCGAGGGCCGGCTGGAGGCCACCGCCGATGCCTGGAGCGCTGAACAGGTCGCAGATCTCAACACCATCGCGCTGGACTGCGTCGCCGCCCCCGGCGCCCGCGTCCTGCCGCTGGCCCCCGGCCTGCCCGACGACTGGTTCGAGCATGACGGCCAGATCACCAAACGCGAGGTGCGCGCCGTCACCTTGTCCTTCCTGGCGCCGCGCCGGGGCGAGCTGTTGTGGGACGTCGGCGCCGGGTCGGGCTCCATCGGCATCGAATGGATGCTGCGCGATCCCGCCAACCGTGCCATCGCCGTCGAACACCACCCGGAGCGGATCGCCCGCATCCTGAGCAACGCTTCAGCCTTCGGCGTGCCCGGCCTGACACTGGCGCGCGGCAAGGCCCCGGCGGCGCTGGAGGGTCTGGAGCGGCCCGACGCCATCTTCATCGGCGGCGGGCTGACCGCTGACGGCGTGCTGGCGGCCTGCTGGGACGCCCTGCCCGCCGGTGGGCGGATCGCCGCCAATGCGGTGACGCTGGAAAGCGAAGCGGTGCTGATAGACGCGCACAAGCGACTGGGCGGCGAGCTGACCCAGATCGCCGTTGCGCGCGCCTCGGCGGTCGGCGGCTTCCGCGGTTGGCGCGCTGCCATGCCGGTCACGCTGTGGCGAGCGGAAAAGCCGTATGCGGAGGGTGCATGGACCGCCTGA
- the cobG gene encoding precorrin-3B synthase, which translates to MTNPVANQPRRRGTCPGVLAPMQVGDGFLLRVRVPAGVLPADHARRIAELGDRYGNGLIDLSHRGNLQLRGIPAEALEPVTDALREMGYVSDDAASEAVRNLLCSPTAGLDPSALMDVRAVARTLDARLAADTALHRLPPKFGWLVCGGGIGHLAGSSTDIRFDAADAERFRVSLGGTLAKAAPLGLCRAEDVADVASALGRAFLELRASLPEPPRRMAGLVAVIGTEEIGKRLPPSVSPLPPGERIKVRGTHLMDLFGVAEPPHPNLLPAIGGPEVRLSRQRKLCLRESGGEKGLIAGKVVAFPFGRLTAATLAALASACAEIRITPWRALILVAPSPDAETIARARSAILSHTDRRLKLTACSGAGGCDVGTTDTHATALAIAERAGPLLDHVRMVHVSGCAKGCAHPAIADVTLTARDGVYDVALNARPGDATRHKQGHTGLSPADAVARVADLLTEESTGA; encoded by the coding sequence ATGACGAACCCTGTCGCCAACCAGCCGAGACGGCGCGGCACCTGCCCCGGCGTGCTGGCGCCGATGCAGGTCGGCGACGGGTTCCTGCTGCGCGTCCGCGTCCCCGCCGGCGTGCTGCCCGCCGACCACGCCCGCCGCATCGCGGAGTTGGGGGATCGTTACGGAAACGGCCTGATCGACCTCAGCCACCGCGGCAATCTGCAGCTGCGCGGTATTCCCGCCGAGGCGCTGGAGCCGGTGACCGATGCCCTGCGCGAGATGGGCTATGTCTCCGACGATGCGGCGAGCGAGGCGGTGCGCAATTTGCTGTGCTCCCCCACCGCCGGGCTGGACCCCAGCGCGTTGATGGACGTACGGGCGGTGGCACGTACGCTCGACGCGCGGTTGGCGGCGGATACGGCCCTGCACCGCCTGCCGCCGAAATTCGGCTGGCTGGTGTGCGGCGGCGGCATCGGCCATCTGGCCGGCAGCAGCACCGACATACGCTTCGACGCGGCGGACGCGGAGCGGTTCCGGGTGTCGTTGGGCGGCACGCTGGCGAAGGCCGCACCGCTGGGGCTGTGCCGGGCGGAGGATGTGGCGGACGTGGCCTCCGCGCTGGGCCGCGCCTTTCTGGAGCTGCGCGCATCGCTGCCGGAACCACCGCGCCGCATGGCTGGTTTGGTCGCGGTGATTGGCACTGAAGAGATAGGAAAGCGCCTTCCCCCTTCGGTTTCTCCTCTCCCCCCCGGGGAGAGGATCAAGGTGAGGGGGACGCACCTCATGGATCTCTTCGGCGTTGCCGAACCCCCTCATCCTAACCTTCTCCCCGCTATCGGCGGACCGGAGGTCCGCCTGTCGCGTCAGCGCAAACTTTGTTTGCGCGAGAGCGGGGGGGAGAAGGGACTTATAGCCGGGAAAGTGGTCGCCTTCCCCTTCGGCCGCCTGACCGCCGCCACCCTGGCCGCCCTGGCTTCCGCCTGCGCCGAGATCCGCATCACCCCCTGGCGCGCCCTGATCCTCGTCGCCCCCTCCCCGGACGCCGAAACCATCGCCCGCGCCCGCAGCGCCATCCTGTCGCACACCGACCGCCGCCTGAAGCTGACGGCGTGCAGCGGGGCGGGCGGCTGCGATGTCGGCACCACCGACACCCATGCGACGGCGCTCGCCATCGCCGAGCGCGCAGGCCCCTTGCTGGACCATGTGCGAATGGTGCATGTGTCGGGCTGCGCCAAGGGCTGCGCCCATCCCGCCATCGCCGATGTCACCCTGACCGCCCGCGACGGCGTGTATGACGTCGCCCTGAACGCAAGACCCGGTGACGCCACCCGCCATAAGCAGGGGCACACCGGCCTGTCCCCCGCCGACGCCGTGGCCCGCGTCGCGGATCTGTTGACCGAGGAGTCCACCGGTGCCTGA